In Acidimicrobiia bacterium, one genomic interval encodes:
- a CDS encoding ABC transporter substrate-binding protein → MDRLWRKSRLALLLIAALALVASACSSDDNGNSSGNGGSSTTLLQERPSDDDEPDGTTEASYGGSITIGTEGENSTLVPSGGSIRSTTGYALYDPLVSLNDAGEFEGFLAESIDANDDLTEWTLELRSGIQFHDGTPFDAEAVEWNYENLQLREGSTTLGSLRGAGLESVEATGDLTVVFHLSGTNAAFPDVLRGSGGWMVSPTAYEADPEGFGDNPIGTGPFEFKEWRRDDRLVLTRNANYWMVDAEGNQLPYLDEVVIRPIPDEESRVQSLSAKDIDVIQTLRGLMVKRVLDLESDGGYKVSVHVGNTSHAMVLNTLEPPLDDKRVRVGLAMAIDPLAVQKVIGDDGLTLPATGFFSTDSPWYSEVVAKAYPITEEPDTEGARALIEEYENDPDRSDNKPVGSPISVEYRCMPDPALLQAGQLYQNMWGAIGVDASLAQADYAAQVSRTIGTPDTDPPFRGDFNISCWRSGAGSLDPYTAFKNEFGPVATTATNYSNFTSEEIDRWVDVLRSSTDLNERFEAVEQIGLILADEMPVIVVSPTPTAVGYRDAIHGIASWLLPSGNKGTGTEGGEMHLHQAYLDQ, encoded by the coding sequence ATGGATAGGTTATGGCGCAAATCGCGTCTGGCGTTGTTGCTCATTGCCGCTCTGGCGCTTGTTGCCAGTGCTTGTTCTAGTGACGACAACGGGAATAGCAGCGGTAACGGTGGTTCAAGCACCACCCTGCTACAGGAACGCCCAAGTGATGACGATGAGCCTGATGGCACCACCGAAGCCAGCTATGGCGGCTCTATCACCATTGGCACCGAAGGTGAAAATAGCACCCTTGTTCCGTCGGGAGGCAGCATTCGTTCCACCACCGGCTACGCCTTGTATGACCCACTAGTTAGCTTGAATGATGCTGGTGAATTCGAAGGCTTCTTGGCCGAATCAATCGACGCTAATGACGATTTGACCGAATGGACCCTTGAGCTTCGCTCGGGCATTCAGTTCCACGACGGCACACCTTTCGATGCCGAAGCGGTTGAATGGAACTACGAAAATCTGCAGCTGCGTGAAGGCTCAACCACACTCGGTTCGCTGCGCGGTGCCGGTTTAGAGTCGGTAGAAGCTACCGGTGACTTAACCGTGGTGTTCCACCTGAGTGGAACCAACGCAGCTTTCCCCGACGTTTTGCGTGGTAGTGGCGGATGGATGGTTTCCCCCACGGCCTATGAAGCTGACCCCGAGGGTTTCGGTGACAACCCCATTGGAACAGGCCCCTTCGAGTTCAAAGAGTGGCGCCGCGACGATCGTTTAGTGCTGACCCGAAACGCCAACTACTGGATGGTTGACGCCGAAGGCAACCAGCTGCCTTATTTAGACGAGGTAGTTATTCGCCCGATTCCTGATGAGGAAAGCCGAGTACAAAGCCTCTCCGCCAAAGACATCGACGTTATTCAAACCTTGCGTGGCTTGATGGTGAAACGAGTGCTCGATCTAGAAAGCGACGGCGGCTACAAGGTAAGTGTGCATGTTGGAAACACTTCACACGCCATGGTACTAAACACCCTCGAGCCACCCCTTGACGACAAGCGGGTACGGGTTGGTTTGGCCATGGCCATTGACCCCCTGGCCGTACAGAAAGTTATTGGCGACGATGGTCTAACCCTGCCTGCAACCGGATTCTTTAGTACCGATAGCCCTTGGTATTCAGAAGTGGTTGCCAAGGCGTATCCCATTACCGAAGAGCCTGATACCGAAGGTGCTCGGGCGCTGATTGAAGAATACGAAAACGATCCTGATCGCTCCGACAATAAACCAGTTGGCTCGCCGATTTCAGTTGAATACCGCTGCATGCCCGACCCAGCTCTGTTGCAGGCAGGCCAGCTGTACCAGAACATGTGGGGCGCAATTGGTGTTGATGCGTCATTAGCTCAGGCCGACTATGCGGCGCAGGTGTCACGTACTATTGGCACCCCCGATACCGACCCGCCTTTCCGCGGCGATTTCAACATCAGTTGTTGGCGTTCCGGGGCCGGTAGCCTCGACCCTTACACGGCTTTTAAGAACGAGTTCGGACCGGTAGCCACAACGGCCACCAACTATTCCAACTTTACGAGCGAAGAAATCGATCGGTGGGTTGATGTGCTGCGTAGTAGCACCGATCTCAACGAGCGATTTGAAGCTGTGGAGCAGATTGGTTTGATTCTGGCGGATGAAATGCCGGTAATTGTGGTTTCACCTACACCAACTGCGGTGGGCTACCGCGATGCCATTCACGGCATTGCTAGCTGGCTGTTGCCTAGTGGAAACAAGGGTACCGGCACTGAAGGTGGCGAAATGCATCTGCATCAGGCCTACCTCGACCAGTAA
- a CDS encoding class I SAM-dependent methyltransferase: protein MTSNNPHPSNSEPSSYRDSDFGPTPGENSDDPSSDDVIELVGSFRDGSERSALDDAKLWEEHASWWQEGFSEGADPEYEEQILPLAAEGLRGAASVLDVGCGEGQISRLASRLGVRQVVGVDPTWAQIVEASRRGGGPGYVRSGAAQLPFVDDSFQVAVACLVFEHIQQVDEAIAEVARVLQPGGKFLFFLNHPLLQTPNSGWIDDQIIEPPEQYWRIGPYLVEDETIEEVEKGVFIPFIHRPLSRYVNALANAGLFITEMVEPSPPPGFLARAAEYDDAATIPRLLLLRCQKVAAQQH, encoded by the coding sequence GTGACCAGCAACAACCCCCACCCCTCAAATTCTGAGCCCAGTAGCTACCGTGACTCGGATTTTGGCCCCACCCCTGGTGAGAACAGCGACGACCCAAGCTCCGACGACGTGATTGAGCTAGTGGGCTCTTTTCGTGATGGCAGCGAACGCAGCGCCCTAGATGACGCCAAGTTGTGGGAAGAACATGCCAGCTGGTGGCAAGAAGGTTTTTCCGAAGGTGCCGATCCAGAATATGAAGAACAAATTCTACCTCTGGCCGCCGAAGGTCTACGTGGCGCGGCTTCGGTACTTGATGTGGGTTGCGGTGAAGGCCAAATTTCGCGGCTCGCTAGCCGTCTTGGGGTGCGCCAAGTAGTAGGTGTAGACCCTACCTGGGCCCAAATTGTAGAAGCTTCCCGGCGGGGTGGCGGGCCCGGCTATGTTCGCAGCGGAGCGGCACAGTTGCCCTTTGTTGACGATAGTTTTCAGGTAGCGGTGGCGTGTTTAGTGTTCGAACACATTCAACAGGTAGACGAAGCTATTGCCGAAGTCGCCCGGGTCTTGCAGCCAGGTGGAAAGTTCCTATTCTTCTTGAACCATCCGTTGCTACAAACCCCAAATAGCGGCTGGATTGACGATCAAATCATCGAACCGCCCGAACAGTATTGGCGCATCGGACCGTATCTGGTGGAAGACGAAACCATTGAAGAAGTGGAAAAGGGTGTGTTCATTCCCTTTATCCATCGGCCGCTAAGTCGCTATGTGAACGCTCTTGCCAATGCCGGATTGTTTATTACCGAGATGGTCGAGCCTTCGCCACCCCCAGGATTTTTGGCTCGGGCGGCTGAATACGATGACGCCGCTACCATCCCACGGCTGTTGTTGTTGCGCTGCCAAAAAGTAGCAGCGCAACAACACTAA